In Paenibacillus hexagrammi, the following are encoded in one genomic region:
- the dprA gene encoding DNA-processing protein DprA codes for MDNRFIIFGLHEIEGVGWQSMLRLLTAFPEPYQLFGLSAEQIASCGVKRSIAERIASEFTPGFIEIKLQLYKKHSIQFLTIVDEMYPAILKEIAQPPWILYYKGDPAYLQMRSIGIVGTRMPTPYGKKIASQLAAQLSKAGFGVVSGLARGIDSHAHLGALQGSAKTVAVLGCGINQIYPRENAPLYKQIEQEGIIVSEYPIDTKMHPGMFPQRNRIIAGLSLGVVVVEAAADSGSLITANFAVDESRDVFAVPGPITSLQSQGVYELLRKGARIVTRVEDILHDYHYLLSESEKSALHRTQASAELTNEEAEIARMLSDVPVTIDELLEGSQFTFGHLHAVLLSLLLKKAIKQLPGSSYILA; via the coding sequence ATGGATAATCGCTTCATTATATTTGGTTTGCATGAGATTGAAGGAGTAGGCTGGCAGTCGATGTTACGACTTCTTACCGCTTTTCCTGAACCCTACCAATTGTTTGGCCTTTCCGCCGAGCAAATCGCTTCATGCGGTGTGAAACGGTCGATCGCTGAACGCATCGCCTCTGAATTTACTCCCGGATTTATCGAGATTAAGCTTCAATTATATAAGAAGCATTCCATTCAATTCTTGACGATTGTGGATGAAATGTACCCCGCTATTCTGAAAGAAATCGCTCAACCTCCTTGGATTCTTTATTATAAAGGCGATCCGGCGTACCTACAGATGAGGTCGATTGGAATTGTTGGAACGCGTATGCCAACTCCCTATGGGAAGAAGATCGCATCCCAATTGGCAGCTCAATTGTCAAAGGCCGGCTTTGGCGTCGTAAGCGGTTTGGCGCGAGGCATCGATAGTCATGCTCATTTGGGCGCCTTGCAGGGCAGTGCAAAGACGGTAGCCGTGTTAGGCTGTGGAATTAACCAGATCTACCCGCGTGAGAATGCCCCATTGTACAAGCAAATCGAGCAAGAGGGAATTATTGTCTCGGAATACCCCATTGACACGAAGATGCATCCTGGAATGTTTCCTCAGCGAAATCGAATTATCGCGGGGTTGTCTCTAGGGGTGGTGGTCGTGGAAGCAGCTGCTGATAGCGGCTCACTCATAACGGCGAATTTTGCCGTAGATGAATCGAGGGATGTGTTCGCAGTACCAGGTCCAATCACCTCGCTGCAAAGCCAAGGCGTGTACGAGCTCTTACGTAAGGGAGCACGGATTGTGACGCGGGTGGAGGATATTCTTCATGATTATCATTACCTTCTAAGCGAGTCAGAGAAAAGCGCACTTCATAGGACTCAAGCCTCAGCTGAGCTGACGAATGAGGAGGCGGAAATCGCTCGAATGTTGTCGGATGTTCCGGTTACGATCGACGAGCTGCTGGAGGGGAGTCAATTTACGTTTGGACATTTGCATGCAGTTCTGTTATCTTTACTATTGAAAAAGGCGATTAAACAGCTTCCAGGATCTTCTTACATATTAGCATAG
- the topA gene encoding type I DNA topoisomerase: MADSLVIVESPAKAKTIGKYLGSKYIVKASMGHIRDLPKSQIGVEVERNFEPKYITIRGKGSVLKELKDASKKVKKIYLAADPDREGEAIAWHLAHYLDVGQEEACRVVFNEITKDAVKDAFKTPRRINQDLVNAQQARRILDRLVGYKISPLLWKKVKKGLSAGRVQSVAVKLIMDRENEIKAFEPEEYWSITVSLESGKSVFEAKYHSLNGEKKELHSEEDVKLVLEAMGSGDFVVREIKEKERQRNPSPPFITSSLQQEAARKLNFRASKTMSVAQQLYEGIDLGKEGTVGLITYMRTDSTRISPVAQEEAKEFILAKYGAAFYPETPRQYIKKNANAQDAHEAIRPTSVLREPEQMKGFLSKDQFRLYKLVWERFVASQMASAVLDTMTVDLAAGETMFRAAGSKMKFPGFMKVYVESNDDGTTEEDKLLPPLTKGDQLQKQSIDPKQHFTQPPPRYTEARLVRALEEMGIGRPSTYAPTLETIQKRGYVAIEEKKFVPTELGELVIQLMQEFFPEILDIEFTAHMEEELDFVEEGKEDWVKVLDSFYSSFEKRLEVAEEEMKEIEIQDEVSDEICEKCGKHLVYKMGRFGKFLACSGFPDCRNTKPIIKDIGVTCPTCHEGKIVERRSKKGRVFYGCDRYPECDFVSWDKPVSKPCPQCSSMLIEKRSKSGATHQCIQCDFKEDAAEDASDDVKE, from the coding sequence ATGGCGGATTCTCTTGTCATCGTCGAATCACCAGCAAAAGCCAAAACCATCGGTAAATATCTGGGCAGCAAATACATCGTTAAAGCCTCGATGGGTCACATTCGAGACCTTCCGAAAAGCCAAATTGGCGTTGAAGTCGAACGAAACTTTGAGCCTAAATACATAACGATACGCGGCAAAGGCTCGGTTCTTAAAGAACTGAAGGATGCCAGTAAAAAAGTGAAAAAAATATATCTCGCAGCTGACCCGGATCGTGAGGGTGAAGCGATCGCGTGGCACCTGGCTCACTACTTGGACGTAGGTCAAGAGGAAGCCTGCCGCGTTGTTTTCAATGAGATTACCAAGGACGCTGTGAAGGATGCATTCAAAACACCGCGGCGCATTAATCAAGACCTTGTAAACGCTCAGCAAGCAAGACGCATTCTGGATCGGTTGGTTGGTTACAAGATAAGCCCTCTACTTTGGAAAAAGGTGAAAAAAGGGCTATCTGCTGGCCGCGTTCAATCCGTAGCCGTTAAGTTAATTATGGACCGGGAGAATGAAATCAAGGCTTTTGAGCCGGAAGAATACTGGTCTATCACTGTGTCGCTCGAGTCAGGCAAAAGTGTGTTTGAAGCTAAATATCACAGTTTGAATGGCGAGAAGAAGGAGCTTCACTCCGAAGAGGATGTTAAGCTGGTGCTGGAAGCGATGGGCAGCGGTGATTTTGTTGTCCGTGAGATCAAGGAAAAGGAACGCCAGCGTAATCCGTCCCCGCCTTTTATTACAAGCTCCCTGCAGCAGGAAGCTGCCCGCAAGCTGAATTTCAGGGCATCCAAGACGATGTCCGTTGCGCAGCAGCTCTATGAAGGTATTGATCTTGGTAAAGAAGGCACAGTAGGTTTAATTACCTATATGAGAACGGATTCCACAAGGATTTCGCCGGTAGCTCAAGAGGAAGCGAAAGAGTTTATCTTGGCAAAGTACGGCGCTGCCTTTTATCCGGAAACGCCTCGCCAATACATAAAGAAGAATGCTAATGCCCAGGATGCGCATGAAGCCATTAGACCAACGTCTGTGCTGCGAGAGCCTGAGCAGATGAAGGGATTTTTGAGCAAAGATCAATTCCGCTTGTACAAGCTCGTTTGGGAGAGATTCGTAGCGAGCCAAATGGCTTCAGCGGTTTTGGATACTATGACCGTCGATTTGGCTGCGGGCGAAACGATGTTTAGAGCTGCGGGTTCCAAGATGAAATTCCCGGGTTTCATGAAAGTATACGTGGAGAGCAATGACGATGGAACGACGGAGGAAGATAAGCTTCTGCCTCCTTTGACAAAAGGGGATCAGCTGCAGAAGCAAAGTATCGACCCGAAGCAGCATTTCACGCAACCGCCGCCAAGATATACGGAAGCTCGCCTAGTTCGTGCGTTGGAGGAAATGGGGATCGGACGCCCAAGTACATATGCACCTACCCTAGAAACCATCCAGAAGCGCGGATATGTGGCTATTGAGGAGAAAAAGTTCGTTCCTACGGAGCTCGGTGAACTCGTCATTCAACTCATGCAGGAATTTTTCCCGGAAATTCTCGATATCGAATTCACGGCGCATATGGAAGAAGAACTCGATTTTGTAGAAGAAGGCAAGGAAGATTGGGTTAAAGTTCTGGATTCGTTCTATTCATCCTTTGAAAAGCGTCTGGAAGTCGCGGAAGAAGAGATGAAAGAAATTGAGATTCAAGATGAGGTATCGGACGAAATCTGTGAGAAATGCGGTAAGCATTTGGTTTATAAAATGGGCCGCTTTGGAAAATTCCTGGCGTGCTCCGGATTCCCGGACTGCCGCAATACGAAGCCGATTATCAAGGATATTGGGGTGACCTGCCCGACTTGCCACGAAGGTAAAATTGTTGAGCGAAGAAGCAAGAAGGGACGCGTGTTCTACGGCTGTGACCGTTATCCGGAGTGTGACTTTGTTTCCTGGGATAAGCCGGTCAGCAAGCCTTGTCCGCAGTGCAGTTCCATGCTGATCGAAAAGAGAAGCAAGAGCGGCGCGACCCATCAATGCATTCAATGTGACTTCAAAGAAGACGCTGCGGAAGATGCCAGCGATGATGTGAAAGAGTAG
- the trmFO gene encoding FADH(2)-oxidizing methylenetetrahydrofolate--tRNA-(uracil(54)-C(5))-methyltransferase TrmFO, with protein MSEYPKVTVIGAGLAGSEAAWQIAKQGVPVVLYEMRPVRKTPAHITDQFAELVCSNSLRANGLTNAVGVLKEEMRRMDSLILSCADKHAVPAGGALAVDREGFSQEVTSTLRNHPLIEVRNEEMQTLPEGITIVASGPLTSPSLSAELKQLMGEEYLYFYDAAAPIVEKESIDMNKVYLASRYDKGEAAYLNCPMTEEEFNVFYEALISAEVAELKDFEKEIYFEGCMPIEVMAKRGKQTVLFGPMKPVGLINPHTGKLPHAVVQLRQDNAAGTLYNLVGFQTHLKWGEQKRVLSLIPGLENAEFVRYGVMHRNTFINSPKLLEATYQFKHRSNLFFAGQMTGVEGYVESAASGLIAGLNAGRLAKNEDCLVFPAETTLGSMAHYITTADFKHFQPMNANFGLLPPLPQRIRNKKEKYEILANRALESIQNFTQIEHRLTCK; from the coding sequence TTGTCTGAATATCCAAAAGTTACAGTAATCGGAGCAGGCCTAGCCGGCAGTGAAGCTGCATGGCAGATCGCCAAGCAAGGCGTGCCCGTCGTGTTATATGAAATGAGGCCGGTTCGCAAGACGCCGGCTCATATTACCGATCAATTTGCCGAGCTTGTATGCAGCAACTCGCTTCGCGCTAATGGACTAACGAATGCTGTCGGGGTCCTGAAAGAAGAAATGAGACGAATGGACTCCTTGATTCTTTCTTGTGCCGATAAGCATGCAGTGCCTGCTGGCGGAGCTCTTGCAGTAGACAGGGAAGGCTTTTCGCAGGAGGTTACTTCCACTCTTCGGAACCATCCATTGATTGAGGTACGCAATGAAGAGATGCAAACACTGCCTGAAGGAATTACTATCGTAGCTTCAGGCCCGCTGACATCTCCTTCTTTGTCTGCTGAACTGAAGCAGCTGATGGGTGAGGAGTACCTGTACTTTTATGACGCTGCCGCTCCTATCGTGGAGAAAGAATCCATCGATATGAATAAAGTCTACTTGGCTTCCCGCTATGATAAAGGGGAGGCTGCCTATTTAAATTGCCCTATGACCGAAGAAGAGTTTAACGTCTTCTATGAAGCTTTGATCAGCGCAGAGGTTGCGGAGCTGAAGGATTTTGAGAAAGAAATTTATTTCGAGGGCTGTATGCCGATCGAGGTTATGGCTAAGCGCGGCAAGCAAACCGTATTGTTCGGTCCGATGAAACCGGTCGGTCTAATCAATCCTCATACAGGCAAGCTGCCTCATGCTGTGGTACAGCTTCGCCAAGACAACGCTGCTGGTACGCTGTATAATTTGGTAGGTTTCCAAACACACCTCAAATGGGGAGAACAAAAGCGTGTATTATCGCTTATCCCAGGACTAGAGAACGCTGAATTCGTTCGATATGGGGTTATGCACCGAAATACATTTATTAATTCTCCAAAGCTTCTTGAGGCAACGTATCAATTCAAGCACCGATCCAATTTGTTCTTCGCAGGACAAATGACAGGTGTTGAAGGTTATGTTGAGTCTGCTGCATCAGGACTGATTGCAGGACTGAATGCAGGGCGTTTGGCTAAGAACGAAGATTGTCTCGTATTCCCTGCGGAAACGACACTAGGGAGTATGGCCCATTATATTACGACTGCAGACTTCAAGCATTTTCAACCGATGAACGCGAATTTCGGACTCCTTCCGCCGCTTCCGCAGCGAATCCGTAACAAGAAGGAGAAGTACGAAATACTGGCAAACCGTGCACTGGAAAGTATTCAGAATTTTACACAAATTGAGCATCGTTTAACTTGTAAGTAA
- the hslV gene encoding ATP-dependent protease subunit HslV produces MDPKHATFHATTIFAIRHQGKGAIAGDGQVTFGNSMIMKGSAKKVRRLYRGKVIAGFAGSVADAITLFEKFEGKLEEHHGNLQRAAVELTKDWRQDRVLRKLEAMMIVMDATGLLLLSGNGEIIEPDDGILAIGSGGSFALAAGRALHRHAPNLSAKEIAHAALTTAAEICVFTNHNIIVEEIE; encoded by the coding sequence ATGGATCCAAAGCATGCAACGTTTCATGCAACTACGATATTTGCAATTCGTCATCAGGGCAAAGGAGCGATCGCTGGAGACGGGCAGGTAACGTTTGGCAATAGTATGATTATGAAGGGGAGCGCCAAGAAAGTAAGGCGTTTATATAGAGGGAAAGTGATTGCTGGCTTTGCAGGCTCTGTTGCGGATGCCATAACCTTGTTCGAGAAGTTCGAAGGCAAGCTGGAAGAGCATCACGGCAACCTGCAGCGCGCGGCTGTAGAACTAACAAAGGACTGGAGGCAAGACCGTGTACTCCGAAAGCTGGAGGCCATGATGATTGTTATGGACGCTACAGGGCTTTTGCTTCTTTCCGGTAATGGAGAAATTATTGAACCGGATGACGGTATTTTGGCAATTGGCTCGGGCGGTAGCTTCGCATTAGCTGCTGGCAGGGCCCTACATAGACATGCGCCGAATTTGAGCGCTAAAGAAATTGCTCATGCTGCACTGACAACCGCGGCAGAGATATGTGTATTTACAAATCATAATATCATTGTAGAAGAAATTGAATAG
- the hslU gene encoding ATP-dependent protease ATPase subunit HslU, which translates to MKNSSLTPRQIVQELDRYIVGQKNAKKSVAIALRNRYRRSLLDESIREEIVPKNILMIGPTGVGKTEIARRLAKLVGAPFIKVEATKFTEVGYVGRDVESMVRDLVETSIRMVKAERTETVKDRAEKLANERIVHLLAPSPTKAKSQRNPLEMLFGGQNQQTEEEQPSTDPSLTSKRAQIAEQLAAGQLEKEVIELEVEDNSPTMLDMLSGQGNEQMGMNMQEMFGSLMPKKTKKRKLTVKEARKILIQEEAQRLIDMDEVIQESVSRAEQSGIIFIDEIDKIASSSRGGGGPDVSREGVQRDILPIVEGSTVITKYGPVKTDYVLFIGAGAFHVAKPSDLIPELQGRFPIRVELNNLTLEDFVSILKEPKNALTKQYTALLQTEGVGVEFSDDAVKEIARIAVDVNQNTENIGARRLHTILEKLLEDLSFEAPDITLEQIVITPEYVKDKLSDIVQNRDLSQYIL; encoded by the coding sequence ATGAAAAACAGTTCCCTGACGCCTAGACAGATCGTTCAAGAATTGGATCGATATATTGTAGGGCAAAAGAATGCGAAGAAATCAGTAGCGATCGCACTGCGAAACCGATATCGCAGAAGTTTACTGGATGAGTCAATTCGCGAAGAGATCGTTCCAAAAAATATTTTGATGATTGGACCTACGGGAGTAGGGAAAACTGAGATTGCGCGCAGACTTGCAAAGCTTGTTGGCGCTCCATTTATTAAAGTAGAGGCGACGAAATTTACTGAGGTTGGATATGTGGGGCGTGACGTTGAGTCCATGGTCCGGGATTTGGTCGAAACGTCCATACGCATGGTGAAGGCGGAGCGTACGGAAACTGTCAAAGATCGTGCCGAAAAGCTCGCGAACGAACGAATCGTCCATTTACTTGCACCAAGTCCAACCAAAGCAAAGAGTCAGCGAAATCCGCTAGAGATGCTTTTCGGAGGGCAAAATCAACAAACGGAAGAAGAGCAACCGTCGACGGATCCTTCTTTAACATCCAAACGGGCCCAAATCGCCGAACAATTAGCCGCGGGTCAACTAGAGAAGGAAGTCATTGAGTTAGAAGTTGAGGATAACTCTCCAACCATGCTGGATATGTTATCAGGTCAGGGTAACGAGCAGATGGGGATGAACATGCAGGAAATGTTCGGCAGCTTGATGCCTAAGAAGACCAAAAAGCGAAAACTGACTGTGAAGGAAGCACGTAAAATATTGATTCAAGAAGAAGCGCAGCGTTTGATTGATATGGATGAAGTGATCCAAGAATCGGTTAGTCGTGCGGAGCAGTCTGGTATTATTTTTATAGATGAGATCGATAAAATTGCCAGCAGCAGCCGAGGAGGCGGTGGGCCGGACGTTTCCAGAGAAGGGGTACAGAGGGACATTTTGCCTATTGTTGAGGGTTCAACAGTCATTACGAAGTATGGACCTGTCAAAACTGATTATGTACTGTTTATCGGTGCAGGAGCCTTTCATGTTGCCAAACCGTCAGATTTGATTCCTGAGCTTCAGGGCCGTTTTCCAATTCGTGTTGAGCTTAATAATTTAACATTGGAAGATTTTGTTTCCATCCTTAAGGAACCTAAGAATGCCCTAACGAAGCAGTACACGGCTTTACTTCAAACCGAGGGTGTGGGAGTTGAATTTTCTGACGATGCTGTCAAAGAAATTGCTAGGATAGCTGTGGATGTCAATCAAAATACCGAGAACATCGGAGCGCGCCGTTTACATACGATACTGGAGAAACTGCTCGAGGATCTATCTTTCGAGGCTCCGGATATTACTTTGGAGCAAATTGTCATTACGCCTGAGTATGTCAAAGATAAATTAAGCGATATCGTGCAAAATCGCGATTTAAGTCAATATATTCTCTAA
- the flgB gene encoding flagellar basal body rod protein FlgB: MSLLDRPSWNLLEKTLDASTLRQKVIANNIANVDTPYFKRSDVAFEDLLQDQMSSTTPSVEGYRTDPRHFFIGKASTSVTPEIRTDESTAINNNMNNVDMDYEMSLMAKNQLRYNTMVQQMNSEFKKMRTVIGGDDNL, encoded by the coding sequence ATGTCTTTATTAGATAGACCCAGTTGGAACTTGCTCGAAAAAACACTAGATGCATCTACTCTTCGACAAAAAGTGATAGCTAATAATATAGCAAACGTTGATACACCATACTTTAAGCGTTCGGATGTAGCGTTTGAAGATTTGCTTCAGGATCAAATGAGCTCAACTACTCCATCTGTAGAAGGTTATCGAACAGACCCGAGGCATTTCTTTATTGGTAAAGCTTCAACTAGTGTTACACCGGAAATCAGGACAGATGAATCTACGGCTATCAATAATAATATGAACAATGTTGATATGGATTATGAAATGTCACTCATGGCCAAAAATCAGTTGAGATACAACACCATGGTTCAACAAATGAACAGTGAATTCAAGAAAATGAGAACCGTAATTGGAGGAGATGATAACTTATGA
- the flgC gene encoding flagellar basal body rod protein FlgC yields the protein MRLTNGFDISSSALTAQRLRMDVISSNIANADTTRAKMVNGKWVPYQRKLVSFETKSQPSFAQALDSAMADGTGEGVRVNKIFEDTSPLKQVYNPSHPDADENGFVYMPNVDVLKEMVDMISATRSYEANVTALNASKSMITKALEIGK from the coding sequence ATGAGACTAACCAATGGATTTGATATTAGCTCCTCCGCATTAACAGCACAGCGGTTAAGAATGGATGTTATTTCGTCCAATATTGCTAATGCTGATACGACAAGGGCCAAGATGGTTAATGGGAAATGGGTACCGTATCAGAGAAAGCTGGTGTCGTTTGAAACCAAATCTCAGCCTTCATTTGCTCAAGCCCTGGATTCAGCAATGGCAGATGGGACTGGGGAAGGGGTCAGGGTAAATAAGATCTTTGAAGATACTTCTCCTCTAAAACAGGTATACAACCCATCCCATCCGGATGCGGACGAGAATGGCTTCGTATATATGCCCAACGTCGATGTTCTTAAGGAAATGGTAGATATGATATCTGCTACTAGATCCTATGAAGCCAACGTGACGGCCCTTAATGCAAGTAAATCTATGATTACAAAAGCTTTGGAGATAGGGAAATAA
- the fliE gene encoding flagellar hook-basal body complex protein FliE produces MIDKISYSPINIMSTIKPIDRTGEGAADLGKQFGAFLNDAISNLNNQQQQVDQLNQSFIKGELSDVHQLTIASEKASLGLELTVQVRNKVLEAYQEVMRMQL; encoded by the coding sequence ATGATTGACAAGATTAGTTACAGTCCCATAAACATCATGAGTACCATTAAGCCTATAGACCGTACAGGCGAAGGCGCAGCAGATCTTGGCAAGCAGTTTGGGGCGTTTCTAAATGATGCGATATCAAATTTAAATAATCAGCAGCAGCAAGTAGATCAATTGAACCAAAGCTTTATTAAAGGAGAATTATCTGATGTCCATCAGCTGACGATCGCTTCAGAGAAGGCTTCACTTGGCTTGGAACTTACCGTTCAAGTCAGAAATAAGGTGTTGGAAGCTTATCAAGAGGTAATGAGAATGCAGCTGTAG
- the fliF gene encoding flagellar basal-body MS-ring/collar protein FliF, which translates to MNENLLQYWEKVKQYWNRYSRTTKITFIATVFLLVLTAAIISYNLSKTEYSLAFTDLQPSDAASIKGYLDTAKIPYHLSADGKSIEVPTNQVANVKLEVESQGLNKNGSLGFGAFSESSSFGITDNEFKVKYVNAVQGELQQLINSNQAISSSKVLISLPEEGAFLQTEQEQASASVVLQIKPGYKLDQAKVDTIYNLVSHSVKNLPLENITISDQNGDSLVSSKAGGQSSANLVTSQFEINNQFRNDLQRNISSMLGRMLGQDKVIVSVFSTMNFDQKKSTEQLVSAPNQVDQKGLEISLQEATKSYQNDGGADSGGVPGTGSTDVPGYPGSSSSGKSTSEENSKTVNYEVNRITNDIIATPYVVKDLSINVGIEPPVKDDPNSLTADTKAAIQTALVNIVRSALADNKVTYTDDELNKKVTVFAHSFVQPDVPTENKTTTYMTYGGLAVAALALGLIGGLVLRRRKKAAQQLEEELAMPAAATKAELPTIDIENVSNDNQVRKQLETLAKKRPEDFVNLLRTWLADE; encoded by the coding sequence GTGAATGAAAACCTGCTCCAGTATTGGGAAAAAGTAAAGCAATATTGGAATCGATACAGTAGAACGACGAAAATCACTTTCATAGCCACGGTATTCCTTTTAGTTCTTACTGCAGCAATTATTAGCTATAACTTATCAAAAACCGAGTATTCCCTGGCATTCACGGATTTGCAGCCTAGCGATGCAGCATCGATTAAAGGCTATCTGGATACAGCAAAGATCCCCTACCATTTAAGTGCCGATGGCAAGAGTATTGAAGTTCCGACCAATCAAGTCGCGAATGTAAAGCTTGAGGTAGAGTCTCAAGGTTTAAATAAGAATGGTTCCTTAGGTTTTGGAGCTTTTAGCGAAAGCAGTTCTTTCGGAATAACCGATAATGAATTTAAAGTGAAATACGTCAATGCTGTTCAAGGCGAATTACAACAATTAATTAACTCTAATCAAGCCATCAGCAGCTCGAAAGTGTTAATATCCCTTCCTGAAGAAGGTGCATTTTTGCAAACGGAGCAGGAGCAAGCTTCGGCATCCGTTGTACTGCAAATTAAGCCGGGCTATAAGCTGGATCAAGCGAAAGTAGATACCATCTACAACTTAGTATCTCATAGTGTTAAGAATCTCCCTCTGGAGAATATCACCATTTCGGATCAAAACGGCGATAGCTTAGTCTCCTCCAAAGCAGGAGGGCAATCGTCCGCCAACTTGGTAACGAGCCAATTTGAAATTAATAATCAGTTCCGTAATGATTTGCAGAGAAATATCAGCAGTATGCTGGGCAGAATGCTCGGACAAGACAAAGTCATTGTCAGTGTGTTCTCTACGATGAACTTTGATCAGAAGAAAAGCACTGAACAATTGGTCTCTGCTCCAAATCAAGTGGATCAAAAAGGGCTGGAAATTTCTCTACAAGAAGCAACCAAGTCGTATCAGAACGACGGTGGTGCTGATTCGGGCGGCGTTCCGGGAACAGGCTCCACGGATGTGCCGGGCTACCCTGGAAGCTCTAGCTCAGGTAAGTCTACATCTGAAGAAAACAGCAAAACCGTTAATTATGAAGTGAATCGGATCACGAACGATATTATTGCTACGCCGTATGTCGTGAAAGACCTGAGCATTAACGTTGGTATCGAGCCTCCGGTCAAGGATGATCCGAACTCGCTTACTGCGGACACAAAAGCCGCCATTCAAACGGCACTAGTGAATATTGTTCGTTCAGCGCTTGCCGACAACAAGGTTACTTATACAGACGATGAGTTGAATAAAAAAGTTACCGTATTTGCCCATTCGTTTGTACAGCCTGATGTGCCTACTGAAAATAAGACGACCACGTATATGACTTATGGTGGATTAGCGGTCGCAGCGCTTGCATTAGGATTAATCGGTGGTCTTGTACTGAGAAGACGTAAGAAAGCTGCTCAGCAGCTGGAAGAAGAGTTGGCGATGCCAGCTGCCGCGACAAAGGCGGAGCTTCCAACGATCGATATCGAGAATGTATCCAACGACAATCAAGTACGCAAACAGCTCGAAACTTTGGCGAAGAAACGCCCAGAGGATTTCGTGAATCTGTTACGGACTTGGTTAGCAGACGAATAG
- the fliG gene encoding flagellar motor switch protein FliG: MVRTALQGLTGRQKAAILLISLGPEVSAQIFKHLREEEIEQLTLEIANVRKVDSVEKDSILSEFHQICLAQEFISQGGIAYAKDILEKALGNQKALDIINRLTATLQVRPFDFARKADPAQILNFIQNENSQTIALVLSYLQADQASIILSSLPQEKQADVAKRIALMDSTSPEVISQVERVLEQKLSATVTQDYTNAGGIASIVQILNGVDRGTERTILDSLEIQDPELAEEIKKRMFVFEDIVNIDDRSIQRIIRDIENADLQLALKVASEEVRNALFKNMSKRMAETFKEEMEFMGPVRLRDVEEAQTRIVATIRRLEESGEIIIARGGGDDIIV, encoded by the coding sequence GTGGTGAGAACAGCTCTGCAAGGGTTAACCGGACGACAAAAGGCCGCCATTCTTTTGATCAGTTTAGGTCCTGAAGTGTCTGCTCAGATCTTCAAGCATTTACGTGAAGAAGAGATTGAGCAGCTAACACTGGAAATCGCAAATGTAAGAAAAGTTGATTCTGTAGAGAAGGACTCCATTCTCTCCGAGTTTCACCAGATTTGCTTAGCGCAAGAGTTTATTTCACAAGGCGGTATTGCATACGCCAAGGATATTTTGGAGAAGGCGCTAGGTAATCAGAAGGCGCTGGATATTATTAACCGGTTGACCGCTACTTTGCAGGTTCGACCATTTGACTTTGCAAGAAAAGCGGATCCGGCACAAATTCTCAACTTTATTCAGAATGAGAACTCACAGACGATTGCGCTTGTACTATCATATTTGCAAGCCGATCAAGCTTCGATTATCTTGTCTTCTCTTCCTCAAGAGAAGCAAGCTGACGTTGCTAAGAGAATCGCACTGATGGACAGTACTTCACCTGAAGTCATCAGTCAAGTGGAACGAGTACTGGAACAGAAGCTGTCTGCAACCGTAACGCAGGACTACACAAACGCTGGCGGTATTGCTTCCATTGTTCAGATTCTGAATGGCGTCGATCGAGGTACAGAACGTACCATTCTCGATTCACTCGAGATTCAAGACCCGGAGCTCGCAGAAGAGATCAAGAAACGCATGTTCGTATTCGAAGATATTGTCAATATCGACGATCGTTCGATTCAAAGGATTATTCGGGATATCGAAAATGCGGATTTGCAGCTTGCGCTTAAAGTGGCCAGTGAAGAAGTGCGAAACGCTCTATTTAAAAATATGTCCAAGCGTATGGCAGAGACCTTTAAAGAGGAAATGGAATTTATGGGTCCTGTCCGCTTGCGTGACGTAGAAGAAGCTCAGACTCGAATTGTAGCGACAATTCGAAGATTGGAAGAATCCGGCGAGATTATTATCGCACGCGGCGGAGGAGACGATATTATTGTCTAA